A stretch of Macrobrachium rosenbergii isolate ZJJX-2024 chromosome 12, ASM4041242v1, whole genome shotgun sequence DNA encodes these proteins:
- the LOC136843872 gene encoding LOW QUALITY PROTEIN: uncharacterized protein (The sequence of the model RefSeq protein was modified relative to this genomic sequence to represent the inferred CDS: inserted 1 base in 1 codon), whose product MENQDAGAGQKPLTFESVEDIPDIDSEETPKCAAVDMTSNGFALSGNAGSGKVTSADEVAESEKTINQDLKDVVNNVHSDEVTETVDVLPVKDDKNDEDEKSQEISCADDTSVEAGASNASNVVARETEECITHSISFALRPTEAKSSPKEETDSNIEADKVTESQDLQENKLKVKSKTKKVKKGVSKDSRDSDSSVSSKKKEKGSKTRIKSKFAPGSFEYIEERLRGFMFSGWIEERKWVENLAGYRDVVEVDEWEVEMNQILMCVIRSIPGVLEGKKWINITPPSVKEPCYCLWTLLPTPPSPGHYWFSVTGVSLHPQFGLRVMLRIIRSIHPHDGELAVARRKRRKELAAKEPGSELETLSEQVQEWLLQVRQVSVSSVWSAVSSTITISNIKEAFRFVIVLTMTLVVGFVAFLRESHHYGIQFLHAAGVFFRNITPFMQSLLAFFEKIIGGMYLLIAMVYNDVRRSAARPSSQLSXATPMAIADGRQGFMPSPPGPRTVKYVPPEQWVYRSQSSPTAES is encoded by the exons ATGGAGAACCAAGATGCAGGTGCGGGACAGAAGCCTCTTACTTTTGAGTCTGTGGAAGATATCCCGGATATCGACAGTGAAGAAACACCCAAGTGTGCAGCCGTTGACATGACCAGCAATGGTTTTGCCTTGTCTGGTAATGCAGGAAGTGGCAAAGTAACTTCAGCAGATGAAGTTGCTGAAAGTGAAAAAACCATAAATCAAGATTTGAAAGATGTGGTTAATAATGTACATAGTGATGAGGTTACGGAAACAGTAGATGTGCTTCCCGTTAAGGATGACAAGAATGACGAAGATGAAAAGAGTCAGGAGATTTCCTGCGCTGATGATACATCAGTGGAAGCAGGAGCCAGTAACGCCAGTAATGTTGTTGCACGGGAAACTGAGGAATGTATCACTCACTCAATATCCTTTGCACTCCGACCTACTGAGGCTAAGTCTTCTCCCAAAGAGGAAACAGATTCAAATATTGAAGCAGACAAAGTAACAGAATCACAAGATTTGCAAGAAAATAAACTCAAAGTTAAGAGTAAAACAAAGAAGGTTAAAAAAGGAGTCAGCAAGGATTCGCGGGACTCAGATTCTTCCGTCTCctctaagaaaaaagaaaagggcaGTAAAACACGAATTAAATCCAAGTTTGCTCCAGGTAGTTTTGAGTACATTGAAGAAAGACTAAGAGGCTTCATGTTCTCTGGGTGgatagaagaaaggaaatgggttGAAAATCTGGCAGGGTATCGAGATGTTGTTGAAGTTGACGAGTGGGAGGTGGAAATGAATCAGATCTTGATGTGTGTAATTAGAAGCATACCTGGTGTActggaaggaaaaaaatggataaatataacCC CGCCTTCTGTTAAGGAGCCCTGCTATTGCTTGTGGACACTGTTACCAACACCTCCAAGCCCGGGGCATTATTGGTTTTCTGTCACAGGAGTTTCCTTGCATCCACAGTTTGGTCTACGCGTCATGTTAAGGATAATTAG GAGCATCCATCCTCATGATGGTGAATTAGCCGTAGCTCGACGTAAGAGACGCAAAGAACTTGCGGCAAAAGAACCTGGAAGTGAATTGGAAACACTGAGTGAGCAAGTGCAAGAATGGCTACTGCAAGTCCGACAAGTCAGCGTGTCAAGCGTATGGTCAGCTGTGAGCTCCACAATTACAATTTCTAATATCAAGGAAGCATTTAG atttgtaaTTGTCCTCACCATGACTTTAGTGGTTGGCTTTGTggcatttttgagagagagtcaTCATTATGGCATCCAGTTTCTTCACGCAGCTGGTGTCTTCTTCCGCAACATCACTCCTTTCATGCAGAGTTTGCTTGCcttttttgagaaaataattgGTGGTATGTATCTTCTCATAGCGATGGTTTATAATGACGTGCGTCGATCTGCTGCACGGCCTTCTTCACAACTTT GTGCCACCCCTATGGCCATTGCTGATGGCCGTCAAGGATTTATGCCCTCTCCACCTGGACCAAGGACAGTGAAGTATGTTCCTCCTGAACAGTGGGTTTACAGAAGTCAGAGTTCTCCCACAGCAGAGAGTTGA